Genomic window (Diabrotica undecimpunctata isolate CICGRU chromosome 6, icDiaUnde3, whole genome shotgun sequence):
ttgaatattccacagggtggataaatggttaaaaaaataaatgaatgtgcCGCTTATCCACAATATCTGCTGAATAAAATATTAGACTAATGTATTCTAGCATGTTGAATATATTGTACGAAATAGAATATGAAATAATAGCTAAATCATAAGAAGTCATGGAAATGCAGATGCTCCATATAAAACTAAAAGACAATAACGATAATTTGATAACGAGCGGGACTAATATAAAGGCTTTAGATAGAAGTGCGATCTTTACCGCTAATATCCGACATTTACTCTTCAGTCCATACTCTTCCCACAGAGAAAATACTAATATGGTAGTAACTGTGATTCTACATTTACAAAGTAAAGAAGACTTGAAACAAGTGTGAAGAAAACGGTGATAAAGCCTTGTATTTGCTAGGCTGAAAACGTTGCTACATGCAATGTGGCCATATCAGTGTTATAATTCGTGAAAAAATGTCGTAAGTTAAGAAAggtaaaattaatacaaaaaatgtatttcaaGACATAGAAATAACCTACATTTTCTATTCTTCAGAAGTGACACAAACGTCTCAGCAACTTCTTGTGGAAATCCATTTTTATTACTGATTTAATCTTAGACAAATCAACATAAATGGGCGTATAACAAATCGCAAAAATTCAACAATGTAAATTCCGCCAGAAACGCTTATTCCTATATGTAGCACATATTTAAAGATACCATCTTTTCATTTTCTCCGtgttgtttgttttatttgtccTTTCGAAACCTTGGAGCACCCTTTGGTTTACCCAGGTCTCATGAGGGTAATATCAAACGTCCACCAAGCGCTACAAGATTGCCGAGGCTGCACTGCAGTGTTGAAGGTTAATCTGAGGCCTGAGCTACATCTTTCTTGGCTCGCAGGTATCTGAATGTTACCCTTCCAAGTCCATATTAAGCTTGGTAGTTCTTCAGAATCCTGCAGGACTTTTCATCTATAGAGATAGTCAGGAGCTGTCCTCTTCTTTATTTTCCAGCTTAACAGAGACCAGTTGTGTTGCTACTACTCTCCTCCTTGTTTCTTAAATGTATTGTGAGGATTTTCATCCTTTCAAATTTTTTCTGTAATTTTCCTCTCCTTGTTCAGTTTCCTCTTCCCAGCCGCCGAAAGCCTTTTCGTCTTGAGTCCGACTTTGCTAATCCCTTCAGAGAATTATTGTGCAGAGATCCGACTTCATTCTGCTTCTTATTTACCGTCAGGGTCAATCGGTTCCATCTCACTGAGTGTTGAAGTCGAGAAGTCTGAACCAGTGGTCTATGACTCTCCCTTCTCTTAATAGTTCTCTTGGtttcttgtttattctttcatGCCCATTTAATTCCCACGATAAGCTATTGAAAGGATGGTCTGAAATTTTTTAGATTGCCCTAAAAACATTTAAACCACAAAAAggatttttgaaaatatattctaaaattaaATAATCCATAGTTTCTACTAATTACTACTAGGGATTTTTGAAACATTCGGgcacatttttcataatataccTAAATACcaaatttatatttatgttaattGTTGTAGTATTTTTTTACTGGTTAATTAGTTTAACATTTGACACCAACACTTCTTTCCGATAACTGTATTTAATTGTTTCGTTGAAAGCATCCTCTATATGGACACCCTTTTATTACGTCTCGATTGCTGATTAGTAACACTGAACTTTCCTTTATTTGGCATTTAACTTAAGCAATTTTCAGAAGAGCCGTCAGAAAGGTTAGCCGCCTGTGGTAGCCAAATTTTCACTGTGATGCCGGCACTTTATATCATTACGAAGCAGAATTCGCCAAACGGTGAATTGCTAGCTCATATAGAGGGACCGTGAGCTTGGATTAGACTGTTCTGCACAGCACCAGAAGATACACAGGTTCAGTTATTTGGGTGTTTTTTTTTCGGAACTAGTTTCTTTAACTAACCGTAAAGACTTCCACAAACACACTCAAATGCACTGTCACTATAGTAAACtaactgttacgtaaaaatatgagtcatattaaaaacctgtaaacatcttgtttattcacgtatctgttttagattttacgagacaCTTCGATTAgctggcagaaatttacctgagaCGGAACTTTCCAGAAACCGGTCAGACGATGACCCGGATTTACCTTCTAGTATAAATCAGAGGgattctcctgaattctaggccagttgtgttttcatatataataacggatttttcattgaaggagtcagttgattttgaagacgcgctcgcgatttaaatgttacgttcgcctatataaattatgtattattcgttaaataaattaatataaatcatagtgcttttcaataaattaagataagaacattaagttagaattaaataaagacatagcagtaaAATAAATTTCATTTCATAACATTAAAGAAAATTTCAGACTTGGCAAATGTTTTCTCTAGTGTGCGTGATTTTTCAAATAAACCTTTgcagaaaactgcttaaaacagatttcacacttgtaaggtttttctccagtgtgcactttcaaatgtctttttaaaGTACCTGCTTCAGTAAACTGCTTCAAACATATTTCACactggtaaggtttttctccagtgtgtattctcaaatgtttttttaatttaacaccTTCACTAAACTGCTTCAAACATATTTCACactggtaaggtttttctccagtgtgtactctcaaatgtatttttaaagCACCTGCTTCAGTAAACTGCTTCAAACATATTTCACactggtaaggtttttctccagtgtgcactttcaaatgtctttttaaaGCACCTGCTTCAGTAAACTGCTTCAAACATATTTCACactggtaaggtttttctccagtgtgtactctcaaatgtcttttcaaatgacTTGCTTGACTAAACttctgaaaacaaatttcacacttgtaagatttttctccagtgtgtactagcaaatgtttttttaaagaaCTGGCTTCACTAAACTGCTTTAAAcagatttcacacttgtaaggtttttctctagTGTGTACTTTCAAATGACTTTTCAAATTACCTGCttcactaaactgcttaaaacagatttcacacttgtaagatttttctccagtgtgcactatcaaatgtcttttcaaaataCTTGATTGGTTAAACTGCTTGAAAcagatttcacacttgtaaggtttttctccagtatgtaccctcaaatgtcttttcaaatgacTTGTTTGACTAAACTTcttaaaacaaacttcacacatgTAAGATTTTTCCAAATGTGTATTTAAACCACTTGCTTCAGCAAATTGCTTTAAAcagatttcacacttgtaaggtttttctctagTGTGTACTTTCAAATGACTTTTCAAATTACTTGCTTGACTTAACTTTTTAAAACAAccttcacacttgtaaggcttttctccagtgtgcactctcaaatgtgttttcagaaTATGTTTTTCAGAAAATtgtttgaaacaaatttcacatttgtaaggtCTTTGTCTAGACTgcacttttatatttttatttacagtttttcCTTTTGCGCGTAGACTCGTACAGTCTTCTTTATGGGATGAATGTTCACAAAATGTTTccatagttttcattttattctcCTTCTGAGTAAAACCTAAAACATAAACCAACTATAAACATTTACTACAATAGAAAAATGAATACAGACAAAAAATATACTGATGGTAAAAAAAATGCAACACCTAGAAGGActaatattttcttaaatatttatggaggtatacattataatattcctattattaaaaaaattataaaaaaattcgcAACgtcattttcttcaaaaaattaatAACGAGTGGCTCCTCCTTGATTTTCTATATACTCAGTTACTCTATGGGGCATTAATTGAATTAAGTGGTCTATATAATATTGCGGAATACTTATCCAGATTCTTCTTATGGCATGCCACAGGTCTTGCAGGTAAGGTAAGTTTGCAGGAGGACGTGGCAATGCATTTAGGTTTCGAATTACTATTTCTCACATATGTTCGATGAGTGACAAATCAGATCACCTTGAAGGCCTGCAAAGTCTCTATACCAGACTCTTGTATGAACTCCATGGTTTCACAAGCAATATGAGGTCTTGCATTATCCTGTTGAAAGATCGCATTTGGAATGGTTCATAGGTAGGAGTGTAAAACCGGCTGCAGTACTTCACCGATATATCGTTGAACTGTCAGAGTGCCGTTAATAAGAACTAGAGCTGATCTGCTTCCCAAACATACAGCAACCCATTCTATAATGCTTGGTTGTCTTGCTGTACGATATTTAAAAGCCAAGTCTATATTTCGTCTCACCTCGAAAACGTGTTATGTACTCATTAGAGCCTCCCAAACAAAACCTAGATTCATCACTGAGGCGGACAAAATTCCAGTGGCCATTTCAGTTTTTCCGAGCTCCGCACCACTCTAAGCGTTGAGTTTTATGCTGTGGTGTCAAAGGTTAACACCAAAAGGGGACAGTAAGCTCTCAGTCCCATTCCAAGAAATCTTTGATTAACTGTTCTTCTTGAAACTACCCTTCCTGTAGCTGCAACTAACATCATCTCTTGGTTGACGTACACTGTACCGTCTATTTCTGAgatcaagaagtttaagatggCGCAAAGCATGGACTTGCAATATTCTAGGACATCCAGATCCTCCACAACGCCGATAATTCTCATTTAATGCCTGTTTTATTTCGGTTTTTAGcttcaattgacgttgtctgaccatcttttcctcggttgTCCCAaagatcttcttccatttggcgatttgtctcttgctcttcgtactattctattttctgtcattctttcgatgtattgattccattccacttttcttcttttggtccacgcgtttatttcctctataccccATCTCGCTCGTATtccctcacttcttactctgtctcttagagtttggtttgttatttttcgtaagacctttatttctgttgtttccagtagtctttgtgttttcgccgtatctgctcttgtttccgctgtgtacgtgattatcggtcttattgttgatttatatatcctggttttcgtttcccttgtgaggtatttgtttctccagattgtgttgttgagacatcccgctgctctgtttgccatgttcacttgtttttgtacttctttttCCACTTTTCCGTAGGTTGACAGTTTTaatcccaagtattcagtttccatcacttgttttattattttgttatttacgactagtctACATCTTCTCGGTTCCTCTGATATCACTACCGCTTTAGTTtcctctgttgagatctccatatTGTATATCGTTGTATCTTCGAATTTTTCTctatttattatttctaaattttaaattttttgggcAAATCAAAAATACTCCAAAATGGCTAAAAATTGgtacaaataaattatatttaaatacacAGAAACAAACTTTATCTTTCTTGTTTTgacgaaaaaaagaagaaaaaaatttcaattaaagaacaacttatataataaatacatatatacatatatatatatatatatatatatatatatatatatatatatatatatatatatatatatatagtataggtaaaagtttatggtcggtatggaccttacgtgagatggagtgagaaacacctgtctaaaaagagagaggtatattaggtccgccctttatatCGCCGAAAATGCATGAGTGGAAATaaagtggaaataataaaaaaggggaagttcatcgttgccaaacttattggttttatttgacctgttgtcttttgagcatttgaacaatgttttAAGATAATCAAAATcagatttaaatggcagcttactgttttttattgggaatatgccacaattttactttacaataaatgtaacataactttttgatttccacttcggaaatcgttttatatagtatttttcatataaaaatgcgtgtacgtcacaatttatataaagtgacttcacttatatttaaaatttccagaaagtcaaccttggagttcaaattttcctGACACAGGTAATattacgaaacccatacggaactactggatctttcataggcgtcaacatggtataataatcagaaaaatgtaatcatcattatattgggaattttagaattatagaggtaagtttaaaatttacaatatataattttgtattaaaatgttttcttacgtattttagtgtgttgcagtaatcttagaactaagtgtatttactgttatgtTAATATACTAGTTTGACAAATAGAAGacattttaaaactttctcacttactaactattctgatattttggcaacgctgtggggttctgacgtcgtaaatctgaATGACGTGCATCTGAATTGAATGTTTCGTAGTTTAtctacgatttccgaattaaaaatctaaacatcaaaataagcttattttaaaatcacattgtgccttattcccaataaaaataataaactgcattatgacgtcacaataaaaaaccttcataaaaaattatttggcaacgtctcgtCTCGCGTCGTCAATGCACCGAATCAAAGTAGGGACAGTGGTAACGAGTAGAGGTGTGTCGTTGACGCTTTTATCGATAACGCAACTgaaccgattttcgtaaacaagtacataactatgattgtttaacagtagtttcaagtaagagagtacctacataaacaaacataatggctattatcgtttatgtgtatatttattgaaatgaaagaaactaatgaaggatatatttattataacttgaaaaataaactaaacaatacaaatagtaaatcgtacttacatttacattacacgttattattaaatcgcggaTCGTCTAAATTGACtatgtgttcttcttttatttaaaattatttaaatttaaaatatacatggcgatggtttttccaccattgtaatggactctcgatacaggtgtacgtttagatgagtcatgtccaattaattgatcaaaaatacaccatggacttaagtcatctttatcggtttccttttcttgtactggttgattttcaatagtacaatcttcttgttctttaattatagaagtaaccagcttcttaactctttattttgtctttttagcttcatttttatcagaaaatcacTGCACTTTACAGCATGAACccataaatgtacataatgacaatgtgccactctgttctatccctctaaatctttttgctaagCCCGATATTattaattgtactacgtcggatactatggatgtaaggttaccgttttctaaaattttattgcaagattcttgcagacagcgtaccataacaatcactgaactacccttcaagtatttttggtcACTCATTGTaattgttatttctttaaaaggccgtaaaatttgggaaagttgagaacaaataatccagtcttcattatttagatttggtcaaagtctgtattaactaataccaatatggaacggattgcctcttctaattcggtcattctttttaacatgtaataggtgaagttctacctagtttccatgtcttggattggccgtttgggaactttgttatgttgtaactgatactttaaaagcctttctaaagataagctactttttttgaaatgtgttttttgccgaaatgtcgaaaaaaagactttttattttatctatttgaacacgacagcatttaagtgcgtcctccaccaataaatttaacgtatgagctaaacaatttaaatgttttcattccaaaatatctttaatagctttgaccatatttgaggcattatcagttactgcaaaatttacttttcgttttagaccccactgattaataatttcactaatttcaaaagcgatgttttctgaattatggtttccagaaaaatggcagcagcctaataaaaccgttttaaattctaaattttcggttaaataatgtccagttaatgcgatgtaactctcagttactccagatgtccagaggtcagtagtaatacagatattttctacttctttaacaacttgtgatctaatagtttgctcagttttgatataacattcctgaagtaatgaacctgacaaagtttttcttgttggcggtttatatccagtaatccaccctgcaaactttttaaaagatcGTTCTTCAACTAtagaaaacggatgaaacgagtctttgcataggtttagtaaatccatatctatttgtttcttttattctaaactaatatttttattaatggaagtatccttcaccttttgacgcttgggtggcggtggcagtgtcagtacttgtagtagaagtatTCGAAGcggacagaaatgcgtcaggagaagatttaatcattgcaatattcagaaattggaccataaaagctgcatcttctacaaatgtgcattttttgaaGATAAAAgtattattcttatactaggtcaataattttgactaagaaaaataattcttaattaaatatttacaataaataaatcctttgacgaactatcaataaagatttgaaatcgaaaatgcagattaATCaaaaatcgaaactcattcattaatcagaatacctagttattttattttcaacgtcaACCGATAGCCAGACTGTCCACTGTCCCGAAAGAGTCgcatgttatttttagttttgtagtagtctcTCAGATCAACTAATCGTCCTCGTCGACGTAAAGTGTTCGTTCCTCTTCTGTTTACGTCTAcacaaaacgtagtttttttGAATCACTAGTAGGCTTACCagtgagaaaccgtagattcgtaaatgacaaataatgatttaaaatgcagggattttctgataaaaatgaaggtaaaaaaacaaaagaaagggttaagaagctggttacttctataaaaaaagaaaaagaagattgtactattgaaaatcaaccagtacaagaaaaagaaactgataaagatgacttaagtccatggtgtatttttgatgaattaattggacatgactcatctaaacatacacctgtatcgagatatataaaagaagtcgacgtgtatttgtctgatgatatattacccacaaaaaatttcgaacagagattggaactgtccattacagtggtggacaAACCATCGCCaggtatatcctaacttaaccactatattcataaaatattgtagtattgtaacaaaatctgttccttgtgaacacatgttcaaaatctggtataattttaaataaaagaagaacacagttaacaagaaaagtggaaaaacttaagtttttaaatgtcaatttagacgattcgcgatttaataatgtgtaatgtaaatgtaagtactatttactatttgtattgtttaatttatttttcaagttataataaatatatccttcgttagtttctttcacttcaatacttatacacataaacgataatagccaatatgtttgtttgtgtactcacttatttgaaactactggtaaacaatcaactagttactagtttacgaaaaacggttctgATAAAAATGTCAatgacccacctctagtttcttaggtaTAAGCtggatcggaaccagagatatgtaaaatatctctgatcagaactaatcgtctcactaatgAGCAATGGGCGTCCATGAGAAATATGGAGGgaagaccaaggggaaatatgattgttatctttgtctattcgctgaa
Coding sequences:
- the LOC140443261 gene encoding uncharacterized protein encodes the protein MEVKQDCNDETFKAEIEHNDLDNALLGGFKREIKEESDRQSTHGTYDNLDLNDSTTITEIHQDRNKLNQFEENQKTEKGFTQKENKMKTMETFCEHSSHKEDCTSLRAKGKTVNKNIKVQSRQRPYKCEICFKQFSEKHILKTHLRVHTGEKPYKCEGCFKKLSQASNLKSHLKVHTREKPYKCEICLKQFAEASGLNTHLEKSYMCEVCFKKFSQTSHLKRHLRVHTGEKPYKCEICFKQFNQSSILKRHLIVHTGEKSYKCEICFKQFSEAGNLKSHLKVHTREKPYKCEICLKQFSEASSLKKHLLVHTGEKSYKCEICFQKFSQASHLKRHLRVHTGEKPYQCEICLKQFTEAGALKRHLKVHTGEKPYQCEICLKQFTEAGALKIHLRVHTGEKPYQCEICLKQFSEGVKLKKHLRIHTGEKPYQCEICLKQFTEAGTLKRHLKVHTGEKPYKCEICFKQFSAKVYLKNHAH